Genomic DNA from Azospirillum sp. B510:
TCGCGCGCGCGGTCGGCCGCGGCCAGAAGCTGACGGATCATCGCCAGGTCCGGCTCCGGAACGCCGCCATCCGACAAAAGGGTCAGCGACGAGGCGGCCAGATTGACCCGCGCCCACAGGTCATAGGTGCCGCGCACCGTGCAGATGGCGCGGTGCTGGGCGCTGGTCTGGAAGACGATCTGGTTCTCGCCGGGACGGATCAGGTTGGCCGGCAGGGTGATGGAGGCGTTGACCGGCCCCTTGAAGGCGGAAAGCGGCAGATCCGCCACCGGCGCGCCATTGATGAAGACCGACAGCGCCCCCTTCTCGGGCAGGATGTCGATGCCGTTCTCGTAGGTCAGCGTCAGCATGGCCGACGCCAGCCCGATCACCGGCGGCAGGACGGCGCGCAGAGCCACCGTCTCCGTCTCGCCGTTGAGGGTGACCTCGGGCTGGCCGTCACGCAGGTTCGACAGCGGGATCACCCGCCGGTCGGCCGCCGACACCGGCGCCGCCCAGCCGGCCCAGAGGCACAGAACCGCCAGGGAAGCCAGCAGCATCCTGGCCCGCCGGCCCGCGCCGGTATGGTTGCGCATGCCCGCCATCTAGGGAGCCTGGAAGGTCAGGATGCGGCGCAGCGCGCCGGGCAGGGCCAGCAGCACATGCCCCAGCCGCGGCACCACCCGCGTGGCGAAGAACAGCAGCCCGCCGAAGAAGGTCGGCGCGGCCACCCGCTTGCGGTCGAGGACGCTGTCCCAGCCGACGCTGTTGCCGAAGACGAAGCGCGCCATCTCCACGATGTCCTGGCGGTCGCGCGGGGCGAATCCGGCACCGACCGCCAACTCGCCGTTGCGCGGCTCGATGCGGGAGATGCGCACGCCGGTGGTCGTCGCCGCCTCCGTCTCGGTCGCGGCGATGGTCAGCACCGGCGTCTGGTCGGGCAGGCTCAGCAGGTCGCGCCAGCTCGGCTCGACCACAAGGCCGACACCACCGGCCGACACGTCGGCGACCGTCAGGTCGATGCTGGTGCCATCGGCGAATTTCAGCACCGCCGGACGGTCGACGGTGAAGCGTTCCTGGCGCCGGACACGCTTGCGCTCATAGACGACGGCGAGACCGCCGAGCGCCAGCAGGAGGCTCAGGGAGCACCACACCGCCACCGGAACGATGGCGGCACGGTGTTCGGGGAACAGGTAATAGCGCCAGCCGCAGGCGACCAGCCCGGCGGTCAGCAGCAGCGTGGTGACGATGAAGGGGGTGGCGAGCGGGGAGAAGCCGTCGCCCTCCACCGACTGGCCCTTGGCCGTGACCTTGAACACCGGGTCGCGCGGCCGGATCATCGTCGCCAGCGCCGCGCGGGAGACATGGAAGGACTGAAGATACTCGTACAGTTCCGAGAACAGCGGCCAGCGCATCCGTCCATGCAGGAACTGCGACAGGAAGGCGGCGGCGAAGACATGCGGAATGACGAAACAGGCGAAGTCCGGCAGATTGATGCGGTAGATCTCCAGCCCGAACAGGGCGTAGCACAGCGGCGACAGCAGGAAGATCGGCCGCCAGAACCAGAAGAACCAGTACATCATGGTGCTGAGGTAGCACAGCCGCTGCGCGATGGTCAGCCCACGCTTGAACAACGGGTTCTTCAACAGGAACAGCTGGACCATGCCCTGGGTCCAGCGCGATCGCTGGGCGATGAAGCTGTCGAAGGTCTCCGGCTGGAGACCGGCGATCAGCGGACGGGGCAGATAGACGCTGCGCCAGCCGCGCGCATGCAGTTCCAGCGCCGTCTCGCAATCCTCGGTCACGGTGTCGCCGCTGAAGCCGCCGACCTCCTCCAGCGCCGCGCGGCGCAGGATGGCGGCCGATCCGCAGAAGAACGACCCGTTCCAACGGTCGAGCCCCGGCTGGATCGAGTAATAGAACATCTCGTTCTCGCTCGGCATCCGTTCGAAGGTGCCGAGGTTGTATTCGACCGGGTCGGGATTGACGAAGAAATGCGGCGTCTGGACCAGGAACAGGCCGGAATCCCGCTGGAAGAATCCCACCGTCGCCTTGAGGATGCCCACCGTCGGGACATGGTCGGCATCCAGGATCAGCACGAGATCGCCCGATGTCTTCTGGAAGGCGTGGTTGATGTTGCCGGCCTTGGCATGCTCGTTGCGCGGCCGGCTCATGTAGATGACGTGCAGCCGTTCGCACAGCGCCGTCAGCGTCTCGCGCCGTTCCTTCGCCGCGGCGGCCAACTCGGGGTTGGCCTGGGCCAGCTTCTGATCGGTGCCGCCGTCGTCCAGCAGATAGACGGTCAGCTTGTCGCGCGGATAATCGATGGAGACCGCGGCGGCCAGCGTCGTCTCAAGCAGTTCCGGCTCCTCGTTGTAGGAGGGAATGTAGACGTCGACGCTGGGCCAGGAGGCCGGATCGCCCGTCGGTGCCGCCGGTTCGCGCTCGAGCGGATCGATGATCACGAACAACGATGTCAGGAACAGCACGAAGGACAGGGCTTCGGCGGCGAACAGGGTGACGCCGGGAACGAAATTCACCAGATCGTCCCCCGGCGGCAGCGTGCCGGTCAGCCGCCAGAAGAAATAGCGGAAGGTGACGAAGGCCAGCAGCAGCACGGTCAGGGTCCGGGCATGCCAGAACCGTTGGGAGAAGCGCCCCAACACGAAAGCCGCCACAACCACACCGGCTGAGATCGCGGCACTTGCAAATCTTCCAACGGGCAGGGCCGCCAGCGCAAGAAACAAACCCGCAGACAACAACAATAGAATCCACAGCAAGACAGAACGCAATGAAAACCTGCGGTTGTTCAGGCTGGCCTGTCGTTTGGTTTGCTGCGCCCTGTTGTTCATAGGTCGAACAACGGTCTTGGCATCGGACGAAGTTGTCATACGAATCCGCAGAATGAGGCCATCGCACCCTAGTGTGAGTCCCCATTATCGCTCAAGCTTCGTTACAAATCGTTACCTGTATTAAGCAAATATCGCTTAAAAGCTATCTTTGTTCCTCAGGTACAATCCCAATTGCGAACCAACCGCGACACATGCGCGCAGGCCGGAGCGCCGGAAGGGCCACGACTCGGGCAGGGTCGGCAGACGCTCGGGCGATGCCGCAACCGGTTCCTTTGCGCGGCAGCCTTGCGCGATGGCCGATGTCTGCGGGGATGACGCGGGACGGGATTGCCGCCAAGGTGGCGGACAATTCGCCTGTCCCTCAACCAAGACGCTGTCCTCCTCCGGTTTCCATGCCCATTTCAATGCCCAGCCTCGCCCTGCTGTCCGATGCGTTCGCCGTCCTGGCCCCGGTTTTCGTGGTGGCCGCCTTGGGCTATGGCTGGACCCGCGGAAAGCTGCCCTATGACAGCGCCTTCATCACCACCTTCGCGATCAACGTGTCCTCGCCCTGCCTGGTCTTCTCCGCCTTGACCCGGTTGCATCTGTCAGCCGATGTGATGGGGGAGATGGCATTGGCGGCGACGGCCTGCATGGCGCTGACGGCGCTGGCCTCGGTGCCGGTGCTGCTGGCGACGGGATTGTCGCTGCGGGTCTATGTGCCGGCGATGGCCTTCCCCAACGCCGGCAATCTGGGATTGCCGGTCTGCCTGTTCGCCTTCGGGGAAAACGGTCTCAGCCTCGCCGTGCTGTTCTACGCGGTGATGTCGGTCGGCCAGTTCACGTTGGGGCCGGCGCTGGCGGCCGGGCGTTTCGACCTGGGACAGATGGCGCGGACGCCGACGATCTACGCGGTGGCGCTGGCGGTGGCGATCCAATTGGCCGGGCTGCCATTGCCGGTCTGGATCGGCAACAGCACGACCCTGCTCGGCAATTGCGCCGTGCCGCTGATGCTGTTCTCGCTGGGGGTGGCGCTGTCGAAGCTTCGGTTGTCCGGAGCGCTGCGGGCGCTGTCGATGTCGGGCTTCCGGCTGGCGGTGGGCTTCGCCATGGGGCTGCTGGTGGCCTGGGCGATGGGGCTGACCGGCGCGGCGCGCGGCGTGGTGCTGGTGCAAAGCTCCATGCCGGTGGCGGTCTTCAACTATCTGTGGGCGCTGCGCTACGGCAACGCGCCGGAGGATGTGGCGGGCATGGTGCTGGGCTCCACCACCATGGCCTTCATCGGCCTGCCCGCGCTTCTGATGATCGTGATGGAATAGGAGGGACGAGGGTCATGGCGCATAGGGAACACCGCTACGCCGTCCGGCTCGACTGGACCGGCAATCTCGGCACCGGCACATCGGCCTACCGGGCCTACAGCCGCGACCATGCGTTGTGCGCCGGGACGAAGCCGGCGATTCCCGCGACGTCCGACCCGGCCTTCCGCGGCGATCCGGCACGCTGGAACCCGGAGGAACTGCTGGTCGGCGCCCTGTCCTCCTGCCACCAGCTCTGGTATCTGCATCTCTGCTCGGCCGCCGGGATCGTCGTCACCGCCTATTCCGACGACGCCGAGGGGCTGATGGCGGAGGAGGCCGACGGCGCCGGCCAGTTCACCGCCGTCCTGCTGCGGCCGCGGGTGACCCTGGCTCCCGGATCGGACGCGGATGCGGCACTCGCCCTGCACCATCAGGCGGCGGAGAAATGCTTCATCGCCCGCTCCGTCAACTTTCCGGTCCGGCATGAGCCCAGGGTGGAGGTCGCGAACGATGGCCATTGATCCGAACGGAAGCTCCCCTCCCCTGCCCGTCCTGGACGCCGTCGGCGGCCGGCGCAGCGTCCGCGCCTTCCTGCCGACCCCGGTGGAGCGGGAGACGGTGCTGCGCATCCTGGATCTCGCCGCCCGCGCGCCGAGCGGCTCCAACATCCAGCCCTGGAAGGTGCACGCCATCGCCGGAGCGGCGCGGGACGCCCTGTCGGCGGAGTTGCTCGCCGCTCACGAGGCAGGAGAACCGGAGATCGCCGAATATCCCTATTACCCGGAAAGCTGGCGGGAACCCTATCTCGGCCGACGGCGGGCGGTCGGCTGGGCTCTCTATGGGGCGCTCGGCATCGGCAAGGGCGACCGCGACCAGATGGCGCGCCAGCATGGCCGCAACTGGCTGTTCTTCGGCGCGCCGGTCGGGCTGTTCTTCGCCATCGACCGCGACATGGGCAAGGGCGGCTGGCTCGACCTCGGCATGTTCATGCAAAATGTCATGCTCGTCGCCCGCGGCTTCGGGCTGGAGACCTGCCCGCAGGCGGCCTTCTGCTATCGCCACGCCATCACCGCCCGCCATTTGGGGCTGCCCGACACCGAAATCATCGCCAGCGGCATGGCGCTGGGCTTCGCCGACTGGTCGGCCCCGGAAAACAGCTTCCCGACTGAACGCGAAGCGGCCTCCTCCTTCACCCGTTTCACCGGCTTCTGATAGCGGGTTCGGAAAGGGTCGGAACCCGCTATCGCCCGCGACCGCGGGCGCGGCGCATGATTCCCGTCATTGCAGCCTGACGAACCCGTTCGGCGCGGTCGCGGCCGGCGCGCAGGGCGACAGCAACGCGGAGACGAAGGCGGCGGTCTGGACCAGAACCCGCGGCGAGAAGGGCTTGGCGATATAGCCAAGGCCAAGCCCACCGGCCTGGGCCTTGTTGGGCGGGTTCCCGGTGGCGAAAACGCAGGGAATGCCCATCATCTTCAATTCCCGCGCGACATCGAGCCCGCTGGACCCGTTGGCCAGCTTGATGTCGACGAAGGCCATGTCCGGCTTCTCCCGTCCGGCCAGGGCGACGGCGGTGGACAGATCGTCGGCGATCCCCGTCACCTCGTGACCAGCGGACTGGAGCGTCAGGGACACACCCTCCGCGATCAGATATTCATCCTCTATAATCAATATCTTCATTGCTTCTTTATAACTTTTCCAAGATCTCCGGAAGCATCACGCCTGGGTTGGCGTCCGCGACTTCATGGGGAAAGTTAAAAGGAAGCGTGTCCCCGGAGTCAAATGCTCGATCTCCAACCGACCCCGGATCTGCCGTGTCAGATTGCGGACAGTGTTCAGGCCAAAGCCGCCGCCGCTGCTCGCGACCTCCTCGGGCAGACCGATTCCGTCATCCGCGACATCGATATGGACCTCGTCGCCATCCACTCCCAGATCCACCCTGACGGTGCCCGGCCGACCGCCGGGAAAGGCATGCTTGTAACTGTTGGCCAGCAACTCGTTGACGATCAGCGCCACCGGAACGGCGGTATCCACCGGTGCGGGCAGCGGCAGGGGGACCGTGACGGTCATCGCCGGCTCGCCGGAGCCCATGGCCGGAACGGCGTTCTCGGCGATGCTGCGGATCAGGTCCGACAGTTCGACCATGTCATGCACCGCCCCTTCGCCATAGAGGTGGCGGTGGACCTCGGCGATCGCCAGCACGCGGCCGCTGCTGTCCAGCAGCTCCTGCCGCACGTCATGGCTGCGATGCTTCAGCGCCTGGGTCCGGAGCAGGTTGGCGACGATCTGAAGCGAGTTCTTGACCCGGTGGTTGACCTCCTCGAGCAGCCCCCTGTTCTCCCGCAAGGCGGCCGCCAGCGCCTGCCCCTCCGCCCGCTCGGCCTGATAGTCGCGCTCCAGCCGGCGGACGGTCGAATAGCCGAGCCAACCGGTGCCCACCACGAAGACCAGCCCGTAGGCGACCATCAGCAGTTCCAGCAGGGTGGCATGGTGGCTGCGCCGGTCGAGCAGCCTGTCCTCCTCCGCCCGCATGGTGGCGGTCAGCCGCCGGGTCTCCGCCGTCGCGGCGGCGCCCATCCCGCTGGCGACGGCACCTGCCCGAACCATCGCCAGCGCCCGCTCCAGCCCCGCCTCGTCCGCCTGCCGCAGGACCTCGGCCATTCCGTTCAGCCGGTCGGCGGTCAGCGACCGCAGGGACTTCACCGTGTCCTGTTG
This window encodes:
- a CDS encoding AEC family transporter; the protein is MPISMPSLALLSDAFAVLAPVFVVAALGYGWTRGKLPYDSAFITTFAINVSSPCLVFSALTRLHLSADVMGEMALAATACMALTALASVPVLLATGLSLRVYVPAMAFPNAGNLGLPVCLFAFGENGLSLAVLFYAVMSVGQFTLGPALAAGRFDLGQMARTPTIYAVALAVAIQLAGLPLPVWIGNSTTLLGNCAVPLMLFSLGVALSKLRLSGALRALSMSGFRLAVGFAMGLLVAWAMGLTGAARGVVLVQSSMPVAVFNYLWALRYGNAPEDVAGMVLGSTTMAFIGLPALLMIVME
- a CDS encoding nitroreductase gives rise to the protein MAIDPNGSSPPLPVLDAVGGRRSVRAFLPTPVERETVLRILDLAARAPSGSNIQPWKVHAIAGAARDALSAELLAAHEAGEPEIAEYPYYPESWREPYLGRRRAVGWALYGALGIGKGDRDQMARQHGRNWLFFGAPVGLFFAIDRDMGKGGWLDLGMFMQNVMLVARGFGLETCPQAAFCYRHAITARHLGLPDTEIIASGMALGFADWSAPENSFPTEREAASSFTRFTGF
- a CDS encoding sensor histidine kinase, which translates into the protein MPNTTYASLARRAARARAVRLSALLFGGLFVGFLVLVAVFVEYRRAIEWVDHTHTVISTVQELQSALSEAESSQRGYLLSLDRRHLTFYQEETERSRMLLDRIGALTADNPVQQDTVKSLRSLTADRLNGMAEVLRQADEAGLERALAMVRAGAVASGMGAAATAETRRLTATMRAEEDRLLDRRSHHATLLELLMVAYGLVFVVGTGWLGYSTVRRLERDYQAERAEGQALAAALRENRGLLEEVNHRVKNSLQIVANLLRTQALKHRSHDVRQELLDSSGRVLAIAEVHRHLYGEGAVHDMVELSDLIRSIAENAVPAMGSGEPAMTVTVPLPLPAPVDTAVPVALIVNELLANSYKHAFPGGRPGTVRVDLGVDGDEVHIDVADDGIGLPEEVASSGGGFGLNTVRNLTRQIRGRLEIEHLTPGTRFLLTFPMKSRTPTQA
- a CDS encoding OsmC family protein, giving the protein MAHREHRYAVRLDWTGNLGTGTSAYRAYSRDHALCAGTKPAIPATSDPAFRGDPARWNPEELLVGALSSCHQLWYLHLCSAAGIVVTAYSDDAEGLMAEEADGAGQFTAVLLRPRVTLAPGSDADAALALHHQAAEKCFIARSVNFPVRHEPRVEVANDGH
- a CDS encoding response regulator, encoding MKILIIEDEYLIAEGVSLTLQSAGHEVTGIADDLSTAVALAGREKPDMAFVDIKLANGSSGLDVARELKMMGIPCVFATGNPPNKAQAGGLGLGYIAKPFSPRVLVQTAAFVSALLSPCAPAATAPNGFVRLQ
- the bcsA gene encoding UDP-forming cellulose synthase catalytic subunit; the encoded protein is MTTSSDAKTVVRPMNNRAQQTKRQASLNNRRFSLRSVLLWILLLLSAGLFLALAALPVGRFASAAISAGVVVAAFVLGRFSQRFWHARTLTVLLLAFVTFRYFFWRLTGTLPPGDDLVNFVPGVTLFAAEALSFVLFLTSLFVIIDPLEREPAAPTGDPASWPSVDVYIPSYNEEPELLETTLAAAVSIDYPRDKLTVYLLDDGGTDQKLAQANPELAAAAKERRETLTALCERLHVIYMSRPRNEHAKAGNINHAFQKTSGDLVLILDADHVPTVGILKATVGFFQRDSGLFLVQTPHFFVNPDPVEYNLGTFERMPSENEMFYYSIQPGLDRWNGSFFCGSAAILRRAALEEVGGFSGDTVTEDCETALELHARGWRSVYLPRPLIAGLQPETFDSFIAQRSRWTQGMVQLFLLKNPLFKRGLTIAQRLCYLSTMMYWFFWFWRPIFLLSPLCYALFGLEIYRINLPDFACFVIPHVFAAAFLSQFLHGRMRWPLFSELYEYLQSFHVSRAALATMIRPRDPVFKVTAKGQSVEGDGFSPLATPFIVTTLLLTAGLVACGWRYYLFPEHRAAIVPVAVWCSLSLLLALGGLAVVYERKRVRRQERFTVDRPAVLKFADGTSIDLTVADVSAGGVGLVVEPSWRDLLSLPDQTPVLTIAATETEAATTTGVRISRIEPRNGELAVGAGFAPRDRQDIVEMARFVFGNSVGWDSVLDRKRVAAPTFFGGLLFFATRVVPRLGHVLLALPGALRRILTFQAP